The genomic region TCCATCCATAACCCTTCTGTTTGCTGGTGTTTAAGACGGAGTTAACCGTCTACACTACACGCAGGAGGCCCTATGACCCTGTCTTTTACTGCCCGCTGGCGCGATGAACTGCCGGCAACGTATACCGCGCTATCGCCAACGCCGCTCAATAACGCCCGTTTAATCTGGCATAACGCTCCGCTTGCCGCTCAGTTGGGAATTCCCGAGTCCCTTTTTGCAGCGGATAACCCCGCTGGCGTCTGGGGCGGTGAAACCCTGTTGCCGGGCATGTCGCCACTGGCTCAGGTTTATAGCGGCCACCAGTTTGGCGTCTGGGCCGGACAACTGGGTGATGGCCGCGGAATTCTGCTGGGCGAACAACGGCTTGCCGATGGGACGACAATGGACTGGCACCTGAAAGGGGCAGGCCTGACGCCCTATTCGCGGATGGGCGATGGACGGGCGGTATTGCGCTCTACCATTCGCGAAAGCCTGGCCAGTGAAGCAATGCACTATCTTGGCATCCCGACGACTCGCGCGTTGACTATCGTGACCAGCGATACCCCGGTGTATCGCGAGACGGTAGAAGCGGGGGCGATGCTGATGCGTCTGGCGCAGAGTCATATGCGCTTCGGTCATTTTGAGCATTTCTACTATCGCCGCGAGCCGGAGAAAGTCCAGCAGTTGGCCGATTTTGCTATTCGCCATTACTGGCCACATCTTCAGGATGAAGCGGATAAATACCTGCTTTGGTTTCGTGATGTAGTGGAACGCACGGCGTCGTTAATTGCTGACTGGCAAACCGTTGGGTTTGCTCATGGCGTAATGAATACCGATAACATGTCGATTCTGGGGCTGACGATGGATTACGGTCCGTATGGTTTCCTCGACGATTACGACCCCGAATTCATCTGTAACCACTCCGATCATCAGGGGCGGTATCGTTTTGATAACCAACCTGCGGTGGGGCTATGGAACCTCCAACGACTCGCGCAAAGCCTGTCGCCAATTCTACCTGTTGATGCGCTCAACGATGCTCTGGATGGCTACCAACTGGCGCTGCTGACGCGCTATGGTCAGCGGATGCGGAAAAAGCTGGGTTTCATGACTGAGCAAAAGGACGATAACGCACTTCTTAACGAATTGTTCAGCCTGATGGCTAACGAACGCAGTGACTACACGCGTACTTTCCGCATGTTGAGCGTGACAGAACAACAGAGCGCGGCATCGCCTCTGCGAGACGAGTTCATTAATCGCGCGGCATTTGATGCCTGGTTCTCACGCTATCGTTCGCGTCTGGCGCAGGACGAGATAGCCGATGATGCACGTCAACAGCTTATGCAAAGTGTCAATCCGGCGGTCGTGCTGAGAAACTGGCTGGCACAGCGGGCAATAACGGCGGCTGAAAACGGTGACATGAGCGAGTTATATCGTTTGCATGAGGTGCTGCAGGATCCGTACCGCGACAGAGCGGACGATTATACTCATCGTCCGCCTGATTGGGGGAGACGTTTAGCGGTGAGCTGTTCAAGTTAGCGCGATGCCTGATGGCGCCTCGCTTGCCTGGCCTACAT from Citrobacter sp. RHB25-C09 harbors:
- the selO gene encoding protein adenylyltransferase SelO, which translates into the protein MTLSFTARWRDELPATYTALSPTPLNNARLIWHNAPLAAQLGIPESLFAADNPAGVWGGETLLPGMSPLAQVYSGHQFGVWAGQLGDGRGILLGEQRLADGTTMDWHLKGAGLTPYSRMGDGRAVLRSTIRESLASEAMHYLGIPTTRALTIVTSDTPVYRETVEAGAMLMRLAQSHMRFGHFEHFYYRREPEKVQQLADFAIRHYWPHLQDEADKYLLWFRDVVERTASLIADWQTVGFAHGVMNTDNMSILGLTMDYGPYGFLDDYDPEFICNHSDHQGRYRFDNQPAVGLWNLQRLAQSLSPILPVDALNDALDGYQLALLTRYGQRMRKKLGFMTEQKDDNALLNELFSLMANERSDYTRTFRMLSVTEQQSAASPLRDEFINRAAFDAWFSRYRSRLAQDEIADDARQQLMQSVNPAVVLRNWLAQRAITAAENGDMSELYRLHEVLQDPYRDRADDYTHRPPDWGRRLAVSCSS